A genomic window from Companilactobacillus alimentarius DSM 20249 includes:
- a CDS encoding GNAT family N-acetyltransferase, translating to MDKLESKIKKISQITEKHYQLFLEADPSKKIIASYLDRAYKYELVCGKDLLGVILLIDTRPKTVEIVNLAVDERFQNQGYGERLVNFGLTWAKKHQYHTVEIGTGSTSFAQLYLYQKCGFRVVNIDTNFFVDNYDEPIIENKLVLKDMIRLRKNLD from the coding sequence ATGGACAAATTAGAAAGTAAAATAAAAAAGATTTCCCAAATCACAGAAAAACACTATCAATTATTTTTAGAAGCCGATCCATCTAAGAAAATTATTGCAAGTTATCTAGATCGTGCTTACAAATACGAACTAGTCTGTGGAAAAGATTTGTTAGGTGTCATTTTGTTAATCGACACGCGACCAAAAACAGTGGAAATTGTTAATTTAGCCGTGGACGAAAGATTCCAAAACCAAGGCTACGGTGAACGATTAGTTAATTTTGGATTAACTTGGGCTAAAAAACACCAATATCATACAGTTGAAATTGGAACCGGCAGTACTAGTTTTGCACAGCTCTATTTGTATCAAAAATGCGGCTTTCGAGTTGTTAACATTGATACCAACTTCTTTGTTGATAACTATGACGAGCCTATTATTGAAAACAAATTAGTTTTAAAGGACATGATCCGATTAAGAAAAAATCTCGATTAA
- a CDS encoding MarR family winged helix-turn-helix transcriptional regulator, with protein sequence MNDYPIAKAIITLIASYKNSATKKLRSLGLYPGQDMILLELSKNNNISQNQLVTTLCVDHSTIAKSVNRMSKSGLIETHKSKEDKRITLVSLTPKGRQLASEIQAICLEMENKATAGLSTEEKRLFLEMMAHIIKNINN encoded by the coding sequence ATGAACGACTACCCGATTGCTAAAGCTATCATTACACTTATTGCTAGCTATAAGAATTCCGCTACTAAGAAATTGCGTTCATTAGGATTATACCCGGGTCAGGATATGATTCTGTTAGAATTATCAAAGAATAATAATATTTCACAAAATCAACTAGTGACAACTTTATGTGTTGATCACTCGACAATTGCTAAATCAGTTAATCGGATGAGCAAATCGGGTTTAATCGAAACGCATAAGTCAAAAGAAGATAAACGTATCACTTTGGTAAGTTTGACTCCAAAGGGTCGCCAATTAGCCTCTGAGATCCAAGCTATTTGCTTAGAAATGGAAAATAAGGCTACTGCAGGTCTAAGTACCGAAGAGAAACGCCTCTTCTTGGAAATGATGGCTCACATTATTAAAAATATTAATAATTAG
- the proB gene encoding glutamate 5-kinase translates to MQNKRQISADRIVIKVGTSTLIRQNSQINLPVIKKLAYVLSTLKKNGKDVVLVSSGAIGVGMGVLNIDQRPIKISKQQAVAAVGQAELMQIYNEAFHEYGMSVAQILITRDIIDYPESHTNVMNSFQELLSMDNTIPIVNENDTVTVSELDHHTKFGDNDQLSAIVTNLVDADLLIMLSDIDGFYSANPLKVSDATLIDTIKQIDPEIIAAAGGHGTKYGTGGMTTKLKAAELILKHNQQMILTNGKDPEIIFNLLAGDPIGTLFSKNI, encoded by the coding sequence ATGCAAAATAAGCGACAAATATCAGCCGACCGAATCGTCATTAAAGTCGGTACCAGTACCTTGATTCGCCAAAATAGTCAAATCAATTTACCCGTTATTAAAAAGCTGGCTTATGTTTTAAGCACTTTAAAGAAAAATGGCAAAGACGTTGTCCTAGTCTCATCTGGTGCTATTGGCGTCGGCATGGGCGTTCTTAATATTGACCAACGTCCCATCAAAATATCCAAACAACAAGCCGTTGCTGCTGTGGGACAAGCTGAATTGATGCAAATCTATAACGAAGCCTTCCACGAATACGGTATGTCAGTTGCCCAAATTCTGATCACACGTGATATAATCGATTATCCCGAAAGTCACACTAACGTTATGAATAGTTTTCAAGAATTACTTTCTATGGACAATACAATTCCTATCGTGAATGAAAATGATACTGTCACAGTTTCAGAATTAGATCATCACACTAAATTTGGCGATAACGATCAACTTTCCGCAATTGTTACCAATTTAGTCGACGCTGATTTATTGATTATGTTGTCAGATATTGATGGTTTCTATTCCGCCAATCCGCTAAAGGTTTCAGACGCAACATTAATTGACACTATCAAACAAATCGACCCAGAAATTATCGCAGCTGCAGGTGGCCACGGTACAAAATATGGAACCGGCGGAATGACTACGAAATTAAAAGCGGCCGAATTGATTTTAAAACACAATCAGCAAATGATTTTAACGAATGGTAAAGATCCGGAAATCATTTTTAATCTTTTAGCTGGCGACCCTATCGGGACACTTTTTTCAAAAAATATTTAA
- a CDS encoding alpha/beta fold hydrolase: MLKIYSRIIQDVPTLEVVKEELTDQALPLVIFYHGWRSAKEQVLTQARKLARKNIRVLLPDAINHGQRHADVSSIPSFTFWNSIQGNISEFSLLREYYQRRDLIKDQKIGVGGYSMGGMTTSALLTRHPEITAAAVIMGTPNLNAYARLVREDAAKRKMYYPKDLELLTSWIKYYDLNSQPEKIAHRPVLFWHGTSDPRIPYRQSKDFFDRIQGEDYAQQVAFITGYKAGHLVEPRLMDKIANFFEYYLE, encoded by the coding sequence ATGTTAAAAATATATTCACGAATTATTCAAGACGTTCCTACGCTAGAAGTAGTTAAGGAAGAATTAACTGATCAAGCTTTACCATTAGTCATTTTTTACCACGGCTGGCGTTCAGCTAAAGAACAAGTTTTGACACAAGCAAGAAAGCTCGCTCGAAAAAATATTCGTGTGCTTTTGCCAGACGCGATCAATCACGGACAAAGGCATGCGGATGTTTCGTCTATCCCATCGTTTACCTTTTGGAATAGTATTCAGGGAAACATTTCCGAATTTTCATTATTGAGGGAATATTACCAAAGAAGAGATCTAATTAAGGACCAAAAAATCGGTGTCGGTGGCTATTCCATGGGTGGGATGACGACTTCGGCACTTTTAACAAGACATCCGGAAATCACCGCTGCCGCAGTCATTATGGGAACCCCTAATCTCAACGCTTATGCCCGCTTAGTTCGTGAAGATGCAGCCAAGAGAAAAATGTATTACCCTAAGGATTTAGAATTATTAACTAGTTGGATTAAATACTATGATCTTAACAGTCAACCAGAAAAGATTGCTCACCGACCAGTCTTATTTTGGCATGGAACCAGTGATCCAAGAATTCCTTACCGTCAATCAAAGGATTTCTTTGATCGAATCCAAGGAGAAGACTACGCTCAACAAGTTGCCTTCATTACTGGATATAAAGCTGGACACTTGGTGGAGCCTCGTTTGATGGATAAAATTGCTAATTTCTTTGAGTACTATTTAGAATGA
- a CDS encoding glutamate-5-semialdehyde dehydrogenase gives MTDLNNMGQKAQDAAFELGQLGSKVKNAALLQMANSLVLNTKQIIEANKEDYENAQKNGMKKAMLDRLLLTPDRINDMADSLRQVVDLPDPIGKIDRGWETVSGLDITQERVPLGVIGMIYEARPNVTVDAAGLCFKAGNAVILRGGKEAINSNIALSETLRQALKEVGINSNAVQLIDDVSHETAQKMMELTDYIDVLIPRGSGKFIKMVVDKSKVPIIETGAGNCHIFVDKDADLDKALKIIINAKVQRPSVCNAAEKVVLHKDIANQFLPDLYDALRANSVEVRGDILCRAIVPDIVPATKDDWNTEYDDYIIAIKIVDSLDDAIKHINKYNTKHSEAIITENYSASRKFMKQIDAAVVYTNASTRFTDGQQFGFGAEIGISTQKLHARGPMGANELTTTKYLVQGDGQIRK, from the coding sequence ATGACTGATTTAAATAATATGGGTCAAAAAGCCCAAGATGCTGCCTTTGAATTAGGCCAATTAGGTTCCAAAGTAAAGAATGCTGCCCTTTTACAAATGGCTAATAGTTTAGTTTTAAATACCAAACAAATTATTGAAGCAAATAAAGAAGATTATGAAAATGCACAAAAAAACGGCATGAAAAAAGCTATGCTCGATCGACTATTATTGACGCCCGATCGTATCAATGACATGGCTGATAGTTTGCGTCAAGTTGTCGACTTGCCTGATCCCATTGGAAAAATTGATCGCGGTTGGGAAACAGTTTCCGGCTTAGATATTACACAAGAGCGAGTCCCTTTAGGTGTTATCGGGATGATCTATGAAGCACGCCCTAACGTTACAGTTGATGCAGCTGGGCTCTGTTTCAAAGCTGGCAATGCCGTAATCCTACGTGGTGGAAAGGAGGCTATCAACTCTAATATTGCCTTATCAGAGACCCTTCGTCAGGCCTTAAAAGAAGTTGGTATCAACTCTAACGCTGTTCAATTGATTGACGACGTCAGCCACGAAACTGCCCAAAAAATGATGGAATTGACTGACTACATTGACGTCTTGATTCCACGTGGCAGTGGCAAATTTATCAAGATGGTTGTCGATAAAAGTAAGGTGCCAATCATCGAAACTGGAGCGGGTAATTGCCACATCTTCGTTGACAAGGATGCTGATTTGGACAAGGCTTTAAAAATTATTATCAATGCAAAAGTCCAACGCCCTTCTGTCTGCAATGCCGCTGAAAAAGTAGTTTTGCACAAGGATATTGCTAATCAGTTTTTACCCGATCTATATGACGCTTTGCGTGCCAATAGCGTCGAGGTTCGTGGGGATATTCTCTGTCGTGCTATCGTGCCTGATATTGTCCCTGCCACAAAAGACGATTGGAATACTGAATATGACGACTACATCATTGCTATTAAGATAGTCGATTCACTGGATGACGCCATCAAGCACATCAACAAATACAATACTAAACACAGTGAAGCCATTATAACGGAGAACTATTCAGCCAGTCGCAAGTTTATGAAACAAATTGATGCTGCCGTAGTTTATACAAACGCCTCAACAAGATTTACCGATGGCCAACAATTCGGCTTCGGTGCTGAAATTGGAATCAGTACACAAAAATTACACGCTCGAGGCCCTATGGGTGCCAACGAATTGACCACAACGAAATATCTGGTGCAAGGCGATGGACAAATTAGAAAGTAA